From Trichoderma atroviride chromosome 1, complete sequence, one genomic window encodes:
- a CDS encoding uncharacterized protein (EggNog:ENOG41~SECRETED:SignalP(1-18)), with the protein MVLFRSLVFFSATACAATAPPSQSQGGIMAEQGLPDGIYQAAAVQGPTFEAPSAVPSSHLSLRGWKHPPGEGDFHEKPGPHTEDEYSVPIHATRHSCHKDRHILLNSTEYRRAIDNLWDYCQNFKVPYHGAHLSIVGDVMVYVCAYGRERPCHRHEWNEAEQIMDKKCGQGKGSHVQMRKKLKEYGRAHVGKKVCASSSLGMDLEWKTKPLPVLVNGQTLGHWKAGPPRYKAGDPQYKAEEDGKKEDKAEEDGKKEDKVEDDGKKKDKAG; encoded by the coding sequence ATGGTCTTATTTAGgtccctcgtcttcttctcggcgaCAGCTTGTGCCGCTACGGCACCGCCATCACAATCACAGGGAGGAATCATGGCGGAACAAGGACTCCCCGATGGCATCTACCAAGCCGCTGCCGTACAAGGCCCTACATTCGAAGCCCCATCGGCTGTCCCATCCAGTCACTTGTCTCTCCGCGGATGGAAACATCCGCCCGGCGAGGGCGACTTCCACGAAAAACCCGGCCCGCATACGGAGGATGAGTATTCGGTGCCCATACACGCCACCAGGCATTCGTGCCACAAGGATCGTCACATCTTGCTCAACAGCACTGAGTATCGCCGCGCCATCGACAACCTCTGGGACTATTGCCAGAACTTCAAGGTCCCCTACCACGGCGCTCACTTGTCCATCGTCGGCGATGTCATGGTGTACGTTTGCGCGTATGGCAGAGAGAGGCCCTGCCACCGACACGAGTGGAACGAGGCGGAACAAATCATGGATAAAAAGTGCGGGCAGGGAAAGGGCTCGCACGTACAGATGAGGAAAAAGCTCAAGGAGTATGGAAGGGCCCACGTTGGGAAGAAGGTTTGCGCTTCGTCTAGCTTGGGAATGGATCTTGAATGGAAGACGAAGCCGCTTCCTGTATTGGTGAATGGCCAGACGCTCGGCCATTGGAAGGCTGGGCCGCCTAGATATAAGGCTGGCGACCCTCAATATAAGGCGGAAGAGGAtgggaagaaggaggataAGGCAGAAGAggatggaaagaaggaggataaagtggaagatgatgggaagaagaaggataagGCGGGCTAG
- a CDS encoding uncharacterized protein (EggNog:ENOG41~TransMembrane:7 (o20-42i54-75o95-121i133-155o187-209i221-241o261-281i)), translated as MATLPAPPSGINLDDDRRASIMVTSIVTWCMAVLVVGLRIASRRLKNINLWIDDWFIIAALIPSCAHVFGMGVYAVSRGLGKHVWAGPPDAQYAWAVGLFIAELGYFVTIACVKWSILAFYYRSFKIRSSVKLPIFTLAVIVLMWAIGVILVTIFQCQPTSAWWERFNPTHPLQPDDYKCTVDSVKFFYGNAIPTIVTDILILLLPLPYITTLQLPRGQKWALAGIFCVGLFVTIVSIVRLHYLLQGNLTSPDITWNFVNIALWSVVEGNTAIFCACLPFLRPILSKFTFGIFILASAPSKRQPSSGTRGTRGTLRMSYYQKDGSRPWQGDGRFNTTTSHSRAYSHANDTDEHPFAHLTDDGSERSVPIKEGQDDSQIELGNVAPPRVLVEPNSIVVTREIHLRSQQIQPQDV; from the exons ATGGCTACTCTTCCTGCGCCGCCTTCCGGGATCAATCTCGACGACGATAGACGGGCCTCCATCATGGTTACCTCGATTGTCACCTGGTGTATGGCGGTCCTCGTTGTTGGGCTCCGCATCGCCAGCCGTCGTTTGAAGAACATTAATCTATGGATAGATGATTGGTTCATTATTGCGGCATTG ATCCCTTCGTGTGCCCACGTCTTCGGTATGGGTGTATACG CCGTGAGCCGTGGTTTGGGCAAACATGTTTGGGCCGGTCCGCCAGATGCCCAATATGCCTGGGCAGTGGGATTATTCATCGCCGAATTGGGATACTTTGTGACTATTGCATGCGTCAAATGGTCTATCCTCGCCTTTTATTATCGCTCTTTCAAAATTCGAAGCTCGGTCAAGTTGCCTATATTCACACTTGCTGTGATTGTACTCATGTGGGCTATCGGTGTC ATCCTCGTTACAATTTTTCAATGCCAACCTACCAGTGCTTGGTGGGAGCGATTCAACCCGACGCACCCATTACAGCCAGACGACTACAAATGCACAGTAGACTCGGTCAAGTTCTTCTACGGAAATGCAATCCCGACGATTGTTACCGATATTTTGATATTGCTGCTACCTCTTCCGTACATCACGACGCTGCAACTCCCCAGAGGACAAAAGTGGGCGCTTGCTGGTATTTTCTGCGTCGGCCTCTT TGTCACGATCGTCTCCATTGTTCGCCTTCACTACCTACTTCAAGGAAATTTGACCAGTCCAGATATCACCTGGAACTTTGTTAATATTGCTTTATGGTCTGTGGTGGAAGGAAACACAGCTATATTTTGTG CCTGCCTACCTTTCTTGCGGCCGATTCTTAGCAAATTCACCTTTGGCATCTTTATTCTTGCATCTGCCCCATCCAAGAGACAGCCGTCCAGTGGGACCCGTGGAACCCGTGGAACCCTCAGAATGAGCTACTATCAAAAGGATGGCTCTCGACCTTGGCAGGGTGATGGCCGTTTCAATACGACAACGTCTCATTCTCGAGCGTACAGCCACGCAAACGACACAGACGAACATCCCTTTGCACATCTGACTGACGATGGCTCGGAACGTAGTGTTCCCATTAAGGAGGGGCAAGACGACTCGCAGATTGAACTTGGCAACGTCGCTCCACCGAGAGTCCTTGTCGAGCCCAATAGCATAGTCGTTACCCGAGAAATCCATCTACGAAGTCAACAGATCCAGCCCCAAGACGTTTAG
- a CDS encoding uncharacterized protein (EggNog:ENOG41~TransMembrane:3 (n8-19c37/38o61-77i86-104o142-160i)), whose protein sequence is MQLSGPSLVAVATGVVGSAWLSGAIMSFSIGGAPAAAAVQHSSAKIWAELYQRGAASMPKFAIGTALAYFVAAYDAYGDGRAWGRYLGAAGLTLSIVPFTLTVMKYTNGLLHEEAKKDASEKDDTSVARVNKLLDHWTTLNFIRGSLPLAGTILAAFTFLREAL, encoded by the exons ATGCAACTCTCTGGACCATCTCTGGTCGCCGTCGCCACCGGCGTTGTTGGCTCGGCATGGCTATCTG GAGCCATCATGTCCTTCTCCATTGGAGGCGCgcccgctgccgccgcagtGCAGCATTCTTCCGCCAAGATCTGGGCTGAGCTTTACCAGCGAGGAGCTGCGTCTATGCCAAAGTTCGCCATCGGCACCGCTCTCGCCTACTTTGTCGCGGCCTATGATGCCTACGGCGATGGCAGAGCTTGGGGACGCTACTTGGGAGCCGCTGGCCTCACCCTGTCCATTGTGCCCTTTACACTCACTGTCATGAAGTACACCAACGGATTGCTCCacgaggaggccaagaaagACGCCAGCGAGAAGGATGACACCTCTGTAGCCCGGGTGAACAAGTTGCTGGATCATTGGACCACCTTGAACTTCATTAGAGGCTCTTTGCCACTTGCAGGAACAATCCTTGCCGCTTTCACCTTTCTCCGCGAGGCATTGTAA